TTCAGAACTAAGGATTCACGCAAGAGATTGATATCCTTGTATCCTAAGTTTGGGCCAACCCTATAGCGTAGAATTAGCGGAAAATAGTATGCGTGGATATCAATGATACAGTACACTAGCCGGCGTGCGTGCGAAGAAAACGCCGCAGATCTAAGGCGCACAGGAATGCGCCCAGAGCCGAGGCTGCCAGGAAGGCGTAGACAAAGCCGCCGACGCCAAGCCGGGGCTGGGCGGCGCCCAACCAGGTGAGGACGAGCTGAAGGAGACCGGCGAGGATGGCGTTGGCGGCCGCGCGCATCTGGAGCCCGAGGGCGGAGAGCAGGCTGCTCAGGATGCTGTGGTAGCAGGCGAAAACGGTGCCGAGGGCAAGGGGCGGGATGTAGAGTCCAGCCGCCGCCTGCCGGAAGAGCAGGCGAGCAAGATCCGGGCCCGCCAGGGTCAGAAGGGCCATCGAGGGGAGGAGCGCCGCCGTCGCCAGGGCCAGCGTGCGCATGACGCGGCGGCGGATGGAGACGAAACGCCGCAGGGCCAAGTCCTCCGACAGCCGGGGAATCATGACGAGGGACAGCCCAACCGCGAAGGCGAGAGGCAGACTGAGCAAGGGCATCGTCATGCCGACGACAACTCCATAGGAGGAGAGCGCCTCGTCAGCCGTGAGGCCGGCCGCCATCAGACGGGCGGGGATCATCACGGAACCCGCCGCGCCGATACAGTTCGACAGCAGGCTGGACAGCGCGAAGGGGACGGCGATGGCCGCCATATCCGACAGCATCCGCCGGCGCGAAAGCCCCTGGCCGGCGGTGCGGCGGCCGCGCTGTGCCCGGAGGTACAGTACGCGCAGCAATACAGCGCTCACGACCTCGCAGATCACCATGCCGAGGATGACGAGGCCGATGGCGTACTCCTCATGGGAAGGGCGCAGGCAGTGGAGCAGCGCCAGCACGGCGCCCGTGCGCACCAGGT
Above is a genomic segment from Oscillospiraceae bacterium containing:
- a CDS encoding oligosaccharide flippase family protein; this encodes MKWNTRSALYGAALLTAVNLFAQAVGFVYRVCLARLIGAEGIGLLALVTPVHSVLLSLVVSGLAVAVSRLSAGYAALDNTLAVRQLVRRALFVFLLLWCAVALPVILFSDGISVALLGDARTRTGLLLLLPCLLLTGIENIHKNHFYGLKKIHPPAMSEVLENLVRTGAVLALLHCLRPSHEEYAIGLVILGMVICEVVSAVLLRVLYLRAQRGRRTAGQGLSRRRMLSDMAAIAVPFALSSLLSNCIGAAGSVMIPARLMAAGLTADEALSSYGVVVGMTMPLLSLPLAFAVGLSLVMIPRLSEDLALRRFVSIRRRVMRTLALATAALLPSMALLTLAGPDLARLLFRQAAAGLYIPPLALGTVFACYHSILSSLLSALGLQMRAAANAILAGLLQLVLTWLGAAQPRLGVGGFVYAFLAASALGAFLCALDLRRFLRTHAG